GTTGTTTGTTGAGACTATCTAGACTGAAGATACTAATCCCTAACAAAAAAATACTACCCGCAGTTAAGACTGCTACAGGACGTTTGAGCGAACCAAGGTCGCGGATGATTCTTGCCCAAGGTCGGCTTTGACGACGTAGCGCGTGTGCTACCATAACCTGCTTTAAGCAATGGGGGTCGCGAACGTAATGACCGCTCCAACTAACAACTAGTTTTTCTTGACAATAAGGACAGGTAAAAAGCCCGCGATTACCTTTGATTGGCTTGAGCTGTTCGGTACGTTGACAAATCGGGCAAGTGAGAGAGTGGTTTCCAGTGTGAGTGTTCATCAGCGATAACCTAATGCGTCGAACCTGGGGAGCGTGATAAATAGTTGGCATAAGCAATTTAAAACTGCTAATTCCAGCCAGTAAAGCGATCGCGATCGAACCAAACTAAAAATTTAGCTTTTGTCCACAAGTCGAGGGTGAAGACTGGCGGATGCAAACCACGACAATAGGTAGCTTCTGCCAAATTTTTTTGACAAAACTGGTAAAAGTATATACCAGCCGCTCTGATATTAGTCCCTATCTTTGAGAGTATTTGGGGCTTTACGAGTTTCTTCACGCCTAGAGCGTTCGATTACGTGAATCTATAAATTTCTATTTTTTCTATCTTAAACGCTAATTCAATATATTGTTTGATCTTATATGCATACTGAAAATAGTTAACCTAAAAGCTAGATGGTGTTTGTTGTCATTTGTCATTTGTCATTTGTGAGTGGCTAGCCGCCAGCGCTCATCGTTACTACTCACTACTCACTACTCACTTTTTTAACCATCGCTCGCTTGTCATTTGCGGTTGCCTATGACGAACGAGAGAGGATGAGGGATTGCTAATTAGCTCTCGATCTACATTTAAGCACTCTTATAACTCTTTTTCGAGCGCGATCGCACTTGCTTAGCAAAGCTTCTTAAATAATCCCAACTATCTACTTGTCTGGCTTCAGAAAGATCGCTGAGAATGAGTAATAGTAGATTGTGAAAAAAATTTAACTTTATTTTTCGTTTTTTATCTCTAAATGACCGATCGTTCCCTGCCTGAGGTGAGTCAGCCACAATCTGGCGGGCTTGCTGCTACTTCTAACCCTATTGCCCACATTCTCAATCGCTTTCAGCCTTCTCCAGAAGCCGTTGTCTTACTTCTGGCGGTATTGATTGGCGGTGGTACGGGTATGGGTGTAGTGACATTTCACTATTTAATCGAACTCGTTCACTACGTTGCTTTTGTTAATTTGATGGGAACGCTCTCCGCTTGGGGTGCGTGGACGATTGCTCTGGTTCCAACTCTGGGCGGATTCATTGTCGGATTGATGCTGGCGCGCAGGCAAGATTTCGGCCCTGGGCTGTCTTCTTTAATTGCTGCTGCTTCTGGTAGTGCCACGCGACATGCTATTTTGCAGCGACTCCAGCCTGTAACCAAGATGGTAGCTGCTTCTGTATCTTTGGGTAGTGGTGCTTCGCTCGGTCCTGAAGGTCCCAGTGTCGAAATTGGCGCTAATTTTGGCGTGTTACTCGCTCACGTCCTCCAAGTCTCGCAAGAACGCCAGCGTCTACTTTTAAGTGCAGGGGCAGCAGCAGGTCTGGCAGCGGGTTTCAACGCTCCCATTGCAGGAGTATTTTTTGCTCTCGAAGTGGTGTTGGGAACGACATTTGCTAATTCGGCTGTCAGCGTCGTCTTGCTGGCAGCAGTTGTATCGGCGCTGGTTGCCCAAATTGGTTTGGGAGGACAGCCAGCTTTTGCTTTACCTGTATACGAGGTTCGCAGCCCCTTAGAGCTACCACTCTATGTCGGCTTGGGAATCGCTGCTAGCGTTATTTCAGTCGCCTACACTCAATTACTCATTTGGGGACGAGCCTGTTTTCGCGGACAAGTTAAGGGTTTTGCGTGGTTGGGTCGAGTTCCTTTACCAATGCATCCGGTGATTGGTGGTGCTTGTGTCGGCTTAGTGGCTTTGCTCTATCCGCAGATATTAGGCATTGGATACGAAACCATAGAAGCTATGCTTCAGGATGTCGAGTTTTCTTTGCTGCTATTGTTGATTCTGCTGGTACTGAAGCTTGTAACCACGGCGATTAGTATGGGTAGCGGTTTGGTTGGCGGGGTTTTTGCTCCAGCAATGTTTCTCGGTGCTTCGTTGGGGGCAGCTTATGGCAAAATTTTAGCGGCATTGCTGCCACAAGTTAGCACGTATATGGCGGGTCCGCCAGCTTACGCAATGGTGGGGATGGCAGCTGTACTCGCGGGGAGTGCTAAAGCTCCTTTAACAGCAATTCTCTTATTATTTGAATTGACGCGCGACTATCGCATTGTTTTACCGTTAATGGCTGCGGTAGGCTTAAGTGTCTGGTTAGTAGAACGGCTGAAAAAAAGCGTAACTCCTGAATCTAGCGCAAATTTACAGCAGTTGAATTTGAATTTAGTTGGGGACGAAGATCGAGAAATTGTACAGCAAATATTGGTAAGGGAAGCAATTTATGAATCGCCTCTCATGTTGCCAGATTCTATGTCTGTATCTCAAGCAGGTTTATCCATGACTAACGCTCATTGTCGTAGTGCTTTGGTGGTCAATCCCGAACTGCAACTAATAGGAATTGTGACTTTAGAAGATATTAATCGAGCGATCGCAACTTGGGAAAATGCCGATGCTCGTTTGGTCGATATTTGCACGACCGATTTACTTTATGCTTACACGGATGAACCTTTATCTGAGGCTCTATCTCGAATGGGAGCCAGGGGGTTACATCAGTTACCAATTGTCGATAGAGATAAGCCAGAGCAAGTTTTAGGCTTACTCGAACGGGAACAAATTGCTTTAACATGTAAACTAGCAACAACTCGCAAAGCGCTTCATCCTTATCTCAAAGTTTCGCTACCTGTAGAAGAATTAGCGTTGCCAAAAAGTGAGTAGTGGCTAGTGGCTAGTGAGTAGTAGATTTAATCGTCAACGCCCTGTCGATCGCAAATTGAATTTGCGATTGGTAATATAGTGGCGGGCTTTATCAGTTCTAGTCAGGAAACCTTAACAATAAATTGCTTGCCTCTGGCGGAAAGTTTGTTAAGCTGCGTTTCTCCAATGGGAACTCGATAAGTACCCGCCTAAGTAACTGCATAAAGTTATCGCGCTACTACAAGTTGAACAGCTTAGTTTTTCACCCGCTAGCTTTAGTTTACGGGTGAAAAACTAACTCTGCAACTCTCAAAAAGCGCTTTTCTAGCAAAACTTGAGGTACTGTTTGCTGGTGATAAAATTGAGCTTGAAGTCTGACGAAATAGCGGATTGATTTGGAGGCGATCGCGTCTCCTAAATCTCAGGCTGTAGCCTCTACGTCTTCTTTTGCTCCATCTATTTGCTTGAGATGAATGTGTTTTTTCCCCAGAGTGATGACAAATTCATCTCCTTGTTGTAAACCCATTTGCTTCGTATATGCCGAACCAATTAGCAAATTACCGTTCGATTGAACGCTAATGCGGTAGCTGGCACTACGTCCGCCACGCCCATTCGAGTTAGAAGTACTATCTAATTCAATACCTTCCGCATCTATTAGCGCGTTGAGAAACTTCATCATATTGACACGCTCTACACCATTTTTGGTAGTCGTGTAGTAGCCGCATTCCTTTGCCTTTTCTTCTTTACTCAGGCTATCTAGCTCTTTGACTTTCTTGAGCAGTGCTTCTCCGGCTAGAGGCTCGATCTTTTTCTTTTTATTCATCAACTTAGTTTTGTTTTGACTGGAGCAGGTGGTTTACAGTTTTGATTGCCAGCTAACTGAAGCTATGATTTAGTTTAATTTAGCTTTATATCAGCTTAGCTAACTATAATACACTGATTATAGTGATTCTTTCAGCTTTTCGAGCTGAATTTTGAAAATTTTTTTGATTGAAAATAGTATGAATCATTCTAATAACTGTCCGAGCTTTGTCAATCCCCGAGCCAATCGAATCATCCCGAGGAAATAGCATCGGCAAAAACTGACTGAACTACTGTTGGTTGTGTAGTAGCGATCGCGATCGCCATCTTCGGGAAAAATTATTCGTTTGGGAACGATTGATGTTCGTCTATTTATCTACCCTCAGTAGGTAATTAAACTGAAAAATTGCTCTAACCGAAAAGACAACTACGTGATTTTTGCTGCACGCATCAATGTGTAAAGCAATTTTCTCTAAATATAAAAAGAGCGAGAATAGAAGTCGTAAGTCGGGTATTCGTAAGTTGTAAGTAAAAAACCTCTTTACTCTTGCCTCTTGCCTCTTGCCTTGGTGATAATTGATAACTGAGAAATGAAACTGACAACTAGGGGTCACTACAGCGTTAAAGCATTGCTCGATCTGAGCCTGCAACCAAATTACACTCCGGTAGCAGTTAAAGCGATTGCCACTCGGCAAGAAATTCCTGCTCCTTATTTAGAGAAATTACTGATTGAAATGCGACGAGCAGGATTAGTAACATCGGTGCGAGGAGTCCAAGGAGGATACAAATTAGCGCGATCGCCTGCGGCAATTTCATTAGGTGAAATTCTTGCTGCTGTGGGCGAAACCATCGAACCTTTGCCCCACCATCAGCCAGAACCAGGACAAGCAGAAGATTGGGTCACTTTTACGCTCTGGCAGCGATTGCATCAAAAAATGAGAGAAGCATTGTATAGTATTACTCTTGCCGATCTCTACTACGATGCCCGTAGTTGGCAAGCCGCTCAAGGAGAAGAAACAAATTTTGTTGTTTAGAAATGTTGACAGTTGACAGTTGACAGTTATCAGTTATCAGTTATCAGTTATCAGTTATCAGTTGACGGTAGTTATTCTTCCTTGTCTCCCTTGTCTTCCTTGTCTTTCTTTTCTGCCCTATCTCCGACTCCCGACTCCCGACTCCCCCTATTCATCGCCGCAGTTTTAGACTACTTAATTGGCGATCCTTGGGGTTTTCCACATCCGGTGCGGGTGATGGGATGGCTAATTTCTCAGTTTAATTATTTTGCATTCAAATATTTGAGATCGGAGCGATCGCTCTACTGGGCGGGTGTAGTTTTAGGTTTGGGATTAATTCTTGGCAGCGGTGCTGTTAGCTGGTTAATGGTGTACGCGGCTAGCCAAGTACATCCATTACTAGGTCTAGTTACAGATAGCATTTTATTAGCCAGCTGTTTTGCACTTCGCAGTCTCAGAACAGCTGCAGAAGATGTTTTGCAACCTTTGAAAGCTGGCGATTTGGTGCAAGCGAGAGCAAAATTAAGTCTTTATGTTGGTAGAGATACGCAAGAACTCTCAGCACCAGAAATTTTGAGAGCAGTCTTAGAGACAGTAGCGGAAAATGCCACTGATGGGGTCATGGCTCCCTTATTTTACGCGATCGCCTCTGCCTTCATACCATTTATAAACGTGGCGTTTCTGCCCTTGGCATACAAAGCAGCAAGTACTCTCGATTCGATGGTGGGATATCGAGAAGCACCATACACTCATTTAGGTAGATTTAGCGCTAGGTTGGAAGACCGATTGACTTGGCTGCCTTGTCGTTTAACAGTATTAACATTAGCATTGCGATCGCTTCAGCCTCTGTATGTGTGGCAAATGTGTCAGCGAGATGCAATTAAAGATCCCAGTCCGAATTCGGGTTGGAGCGAATGCGCCTATGCAGCCGTCTTAGGCGTGCAACTGGGGGGGACAAATTGGTATCGGGGAGTAGCCAAACAAAAGCCTCTACTTGGAGATGCAATTTATCCCATCACAGCCGAAAAGATCCAGCAAGCTCTACAACTGACAAGGTATTGTTTTCTCTTGTGGCTGAGTTTGGGAATCGGGGCGATCGCTTTAAGCCGCTGAGGGAAAGTCAAAAGTCAAAAGTCAAAAGTCAAAAGTTATAACAGATCGCTGCTCTCTGCTCCCTGCTATAAATACTATTAACTCCGAAATAAGCGTGTATATTGAGTTTCGTGAGCCATACTTGCCAGCGATAAACCCCAGCTACAACTACTTAACTCATCATCTGTTAAAACTAAAATCTTAGCAGTTGCATCAACTATATGAGCTTGTAAATTAATTAAAATCTGTTGTCCGGCAGTTTGTCCCAAGGGAATCAGCTTAATTCCAGCAGTGACTAGATTTGTCGCCCAACTATGTAAATAACCTAAAACAGCTGCATCTTGGGGAATTTGCCAGCAATGCGCCGCCACTCCAAAGGCGATCGCATAATTTGCTGAATGACCTACCGCATTAAATATAGATTCTAACTGTGGTTCAAGTTCCAACAACAACCGCACCAGCGATCGCCCCATTTGCCAACTAGAATTACGCAACTCTTCCGTTTCTCGCGCCGCCGATAGCCAACTATTCCAATAATTTAAATCTGTTAAATTGCCGACCGCAACAGCATTGTATGCCCTTACCACCATCGCCGCTTCAATCCGAATTGCGCCAAAATGCAATTCCCGTTCCAACCAATGTTGCAAACTTTTAGCATCTGCGATCGCCCCCCATTCTACCAGCGTTTCTATACCCTCAGAATAACTATAAGCCCCTACTGGTAAAGCCGGACTCGCCAACTGCAATAAATTGAGAATACTCAATTGCTCCACATCCAACTACAAATGACGAATGACAAATGACAAACGACAAACTAATGATGTCCATATGCACCAACTTCGGGCTGAAATGGAGCGTCTTCTTCTACTATCATGACTCCCAGATGTTCTAACATTGCTTGTAAAACTGGATCGGGAGATAAGCGAAGATAGTTAGTCCCAATTTCTAGGGGTACGTGACGATTACCCAAATGATATGCAGCCCTAAGTAAATCTAAGGATGTGGCTGCTGTGACCGTCAAGACTGGCTCTGATTTTGCCTTGACTAAAATTAAATATTCGCCATTATCCGATCGCAACATATCTCCATCCCGCAACACCGTTCCTCTAGGTAAACGTAAAAATACCGTTTCTCCTTCCTCAGTTTCAAAGCGATGGCGGCTTTTCGTCCGTTCCTCCGCCGTCAGCACCAAGGTGAAAGCATTGACAGCACTGTTAATAGCTGGTAAGCGATCGGTTATAGTTAACATCAGTTATCA
This DNA window, taken from Scytonema millei VB511283, encodes the following:
- a CDS encoding Rrf2 family transcriptional regulator, whose amino-acid sequence is MKLTTRGHYSVKALLDLSLQPNYTPVAVKAIATRQEIPAPYLEKLLIEMRRAGLVTSVRGVQGGYKLARSPAAISLGEILAAVGETIEPLPHHQPEPGQAEDWVTFTLWQRLHQKMREALYSITLADLYYDARSWQAAQGEETNFVV
- a CDS encoding urease accessory protein UreF gives rise to the protein MDVEQLSILNLLQLASPALPVGAYSYSEGIETLVEWGAIADAKSLQHWLERELHFGAIRIEAAMVVRAYNAVAVGNLTDLNYWNSWLSAARETEELRNSSWQMGRSLVRLLLELEPQLESIFNAVGHSANYAIAFGVAAHCWQIPQDAAVLGYLHSWATNLVTAGIKLIPLGQTAGQQILINLQAHIVDATAKILVLTDDELSSCSWGLSLASMAHETQYTRLFRS
- the cbiB gene encoding adenosylcobinamide-phosphate synthase CbiB, translated to MSFFSALSPTPDSRLPLFIAAVLDYLIGDPWGFPHPVRVMGWLISQFNYFAFKYLRSERSLYWAGVVLGLGLILGSGAVSWLMVYAASQVHPLLGLVTDSILLASCFALRSLRTAAEDVLQPLKAGDLVQARAKLSLYVGRDTQELSAPEILRAVLETVAENATDGVMAPLFYAIASAFIPFINVAFLPLAYKAASTLDSMVGYREAPYTHLGRFSARLEDRLTWLPCRLTVLTLALRSLQPLYVWQMCQRDAIKDPSPNSGWSECAYAAVLGVQLGGTNWYRGVAKQKPLLGDAIYPITAEKIQQALQLTRYCFLLWLSLGIGAIALSR
- a CDS encoding chloride channel protein; translation: MTDRSLPEVSQPQSGGLAATSNPIAHILNRFQPSPEAVVLLLAVLIGGGTGMGVVTFHYLIELVHYVAFVNLMGTLSAWGAWTIALVPTLGGFIVGLMLARRQDFGPGLSSLIAAASGSATRHAILQRLQPVTKMVAASVSLGSGASLGPEGPSVEIGANFGVLLAHVLQVSQERQRLLLSAGAAAGLAAGFNAPIAGVFFALEVVLGTTFANSAVSVVLLAAVVSALVAQIGLGGQPAFALPVYEVRSPLELPLYVGLGIAASVISVAYTQLLIWGRACFRGQVKGFAWLGRVPLPMHPVIGGACVGLVALLYPQILGIGYETIEAMLQDVEFSLLLLLILLVLKLVTTAISMGSGLVGGVFAPAMFLGASLGAAYGKILAALLPQVSTYMAGPPAYAMVGMAAVLAGSAKAPLTAILLLFELTRDYRIVLPLMAAVGLSVWLVERLKKSVTPESSANLQQLNLNLVGDEDREIVQQILVREAIYESPLMLPDSMSVSQAGLSMTNAHCRSALVVNPELQLIGIVTLEDINRAIATWENADARLVDICTTDLLYAYTDEPLSEALSRMGARGLHQLPIVDRDKPEQVLGLLEREQIALTCKLATTRKALHPYLKVSLPVEELALPKSE
- the ureE gene encoding urease accessory protein UreE — encoded protein: MLTITDRLPAINSAVNAFTLVLTAEERTKSRHRFETEEGETVFLRLPRGTVLRDGDMLRSDNGEYLILVKAKSEPVLTVTAATSLDLLRAAYHLGNRHVPLEIGTNYLRLSPDPVLQAMLEHLGVMIVEEDAPFQPEVGAYGHH
- a CDS encoding AbrB family transcriptional regulator; the protein is MNKKKKIEPLAGEALLKKVKELDSLSKEEKAKECGYYTTTKNGVERVNMMKFLNALIDAEGIELDSTSNSNGRGGRSASYRISVQSNGNLLIGSAYTKQMGLQQGDEFVITLGKKHIHLKQIDGAKEDVEATA